From a region of the Paenibacillus sp. FSL R10-2734 genome:
- a CDS encoding ABC transporter permease subunit yields MRHKSSLMDYLKKHYFLYILLAPAVILTLIFKYGPMYGAIIAFKDFSPIKGIMGSEWVGLYNFEKFLSSPNFEVIFMNTLKLSFFGLILSFPIPILLALMLNQIRRAGVKKNIQLFLYAPNFISVVVVVGMLFIFLSPTGPINQFFTWLTGEPIMFMSRPEYFRSIYILSDIWTGAGWASIIYVAALANVDPELHNAANLDGANLLQRIRHIDLPTIRPIMAIVFILAAGGIMSIGFEKAYLMQTAMNLPTSEIIPTYVYKIGLQSGDYAYSAAVGLFNSIINIVLLVTVNFTVKKLNEGDGLY; encoded by the coding sequence ATGAGACATAAGAGTTCCTTAATGGATTATCTAAAGAAGCACTACTTTCTTTATATTTTGCTCGCACCAGCTGTGATTCTGACCCTTATTTTTAAATACGGTCCTATGTATGGTGCGATTATCGCCTTTAAAGATTTCAGCCCAATCAAAGGTATTATGGGGAGTGAATGGGTAGGCTTGTACAACTTCGAGAAATTCCTTTCATCCCCCAACTTCGAAGTAATCTTTATGAATACGCTTAAATTAAGTTTTTTTGGATTGATTTTGAGTTTTCCAATCCCAATCCTGCTTGCCTTGATGTTGAATCAAATTCGCCGTGCAGGCGTCAAAAAGAACATTCAATTGTTCTTGTATGCACCTAACTTTATTTCTGTTGTCGTCGTGGTCGGGATGTTGTTTATCTTCTTGTCCCCAACGGGACCGATTAACCAGTTTTTTACCTGGCTTACAGGCGAACCAATCATGTTCATGTCTCGTCCTGAGTACTTCCGCTCGATCTACATTTTATCCGATATTTGGACCGGAGCCGGCTGGGCATCCATTATTTATGTAGCAGCGCTTGCTAATGTCGATCCTGAGTTACATAATGCAGCCAATCTAGATGGTGCTAATCTTCTGCAAAGAATACGCCATATCGATCTGCCAACTATTCGTCCAATTATGGCCATCGTATTTATCCTTGCAGCCGGTGGGATTATGTCAATTGGCTTCGAGAAAGCCTACCTCATGCAAACGGCAATGAACTTGCCAACCTCAGAAATCATTCCGACTTACGTTTACAAAATTGGTTTACAGTCGGGCGATTATGCCTATTCAGCCGCAGTAGGATTGTTTAACTCTATCATCAACATCGTCTTGCTCGTCACAGTTAACTTCACCGTGAAGAAACTGAATGAGGGTGACGGTCTTTACTAA
- a CDS encoding ROK family protein, whose product MRIGAIEAGGTKFICGIGNEDGIIEDQISFPTEHPELTLPKVIQYFQGKQVEAIGIGSFGPIDISSDSPTYGYVTTTPKRGWGNYDILGTLKRNFSVPFGWDTDVNAAAFGEAKWGAAQGLSSCLYYTVGTGVGVGVYSEGKLIHGLVHPEGGHVLTRRHPDDVFPGGCPYHKDCLEGMAAGPAIEARWGKKGHELPIDHMAWEMEAFYIAQSITGAILLNSPQKIILGGGVMQQAQLFPLIRQAVLQNLNGYVSSNTILEHIDDYIVPPGLGQQAGLCGALALGLTAWENQISA is encoded by the coding sequence ATGCGTATAGGAGCGATTGAAGCTGGTGGGACAAAGTTTATATGTGGCATCGGGAATGAAGATGGAATCATTGAAGATCAGATTAGTTTCCCAACAGAACATCCTGAGCTGACGTTGCCCAAAGTTATTCAATATTTTCAAGGCAAACAAGTAGAAGCGATCGGAATTGGATCATTTGGTCCAATCGATATAAGTTCAGATAGCCCGACGTATGGTTACGTTACAACAACTCCAAAACGAGGTTGGGGAAATTACGATATACTGGGCACTTTGAAACGAAACTTTTCGGTTCCTTTTGGATGGGACACGGACGTCAATGCAGCGGCATTTGGTGAAGCCAAATGGGGCGCTGCCCAAGGGTTATCCAGCTGTTTGTACTATACAGTTGGCACGGGTGTTGGTGTGGGAGTGTATTCAGAAGGCAAACTCATTCATGGTCTTGTGCATCCTGAAGGCGGTCATGTTCTTACAAGACGCCATCCTGACGATGTATTCCCAGGGGGATGTCCCTATCATAAGGATTGCCTAGAAGGGATGGCGGCAGGTCCTGCTATCGAAGCAAGGTGGGGGAAGAAGGGACATGAGCTTCCTATAGATCACATGGCATGGGAAATGGAAGCATTTTATATTGCACAGTCGATAACAGGTGCTATATTGCTTAACTCTCCTCAGAAAATCATTCTGGGTGGTGGTGTTATGCAGCAGGCACAATTGTTTCCACTTATTCGGCAGGCTGTACTTCAGAACCTGAACGGTTATGTTAGCTCAAATACCATTTTGGAACACATAGATGATTATATCGTTCCACCAGGACTAGGCCAGCAGGCGGGATTATGTGGTGCTCTGGCTCTCGGACTCACAGCATGGGAAAATCAGATTTCTGCTTAA
- a CDS encoding carbohydrate ABC transporter permease, giving the protein MPIKHSGLDRFIVVLNAIFLTLAVLIIILPLIYVVIASFMDPSVLLSKGLSFNLSDWSLEGYVKILSNPAMIRGFGNSVLYSVSFAIITVLVSICAGYALSDERLKGKGFFMTLFIITMFFGGGLIPTYLLVKNLGLLDTIWAVIIPGAVNVWNIILSRTFFKGVPNEMKEAANVDGASEMRIFFSVVLPLSKPIVFVLALYAFVGQWNAYFDAMIYLDNPNLHPLQLVLRSILIQNQVDPGMISDQLAMAEMKRLSEIIKYAAIVVSSLPLIVMYPFFQKYFEKGVMVGSLK; this is encoded by the coding sequence ATGCCCATTAAACATTCTGGATTAGACCGCTTTATCGTCGTGCTGAATGCGATCTTCCTGACGCTGGCCGTACTTATCATCATCCTTCCCTTGATTTATGTGGTGATCGCGTCTTTTATGGATCCATCCGTGCTGCTAAGTAAAGGATTATCATTCAACCTATCGGACTGGTCTTTAGAAGGGTATGTAAAAATTCTTTCTAATCCGGCCATGATCCGAGGTTTTGGAAACTCTGTCTTGTACTCCGTTTCATTTGCCATCATTACTGTTCTTGTCTCTATCTGTGCAGGGTACGCACTGTCTGATGAGAGGCTCAAAGGAAAAGGATTCTTCATGACTCTGTTTATTATCACCATGTTCTTTGGGGGTGGACTTATACCTACATATCTGCTCGTTAAGAACCTTGGCCTGCTGGATACAATCTGGGCGGTGATCATTCCAGGGGCAGTCAATGTATGGAATATCATTCTCTCTAGGACATTCTTCAAAGGAGTACCGAATGAAATGAAGGAAGCCGCAAATGTAGACGGAGCCTCGGAGATGCGAATCTTCTTCAGTGTCGTATTACCGCTCTCCAAACCGATTGTTTTCGTGCTTGCTCTTTATGCTTTTGTTGGCCAGTGGAATGCCTACTTTGACGCTATGATTTATTTAGATAATCCGAATCTTCATCCACTGCAGCTCGTGCTGCGTTCCATCTTGATCCAGAATCAGGTAGATCCGGGCATGATCAGCGATCAGCTCGCCATGGCGGAAATGAAACGATTGTCTGAAATCATCAAGTACGCTGCCATCGTTGTTTCCAGCTTGCCACTCATTGTTATGTATCCGTTCTTCCAAAAGTACTTTGAAAAAGGTGTTATGGTCGGTTCCCTTAAGTAG
- a CDS encoding LacI family DNA-binding transcriptional regulator produces the protein MAREKVTIQDIADALGISRNTASKALNGTNGIPDETRNKVIKKAIELKYKQFAFMDTESVQSRNSGNIALLTENLPNTSHFGSKLISGMEKRISAEGYNLSMHIIRDIDQESLSLPNNFDVSNVDGIICIELFNSEYSKLITSLGIPTIFIDCSADVCYPEFQADVLLMENEHSTYQLTKKLIDGGYKSLGFIGDYNHCRSFNERWVGFNRALIESGIQLDLSQCILDDDRLFFSSPEWADARLSQINELPSAFVCANDYIAVTFMKSLKNVLSIPNDIVICGFDNGPESSIVEPHLTTVHIYSNEMGVKAAEMLLSRINDPKQPYQVSHIYTKLIIRDSTPNIS, from the coding sequence ATGGCCAGGGAAAAAGTAACCATACAAGACATCGCAGATGCTTTAGGAATCTCCAGAAATACAGCTTCCAAAGCCTTAAATGGAACGAACGGTATACCTGATGAAACCAGAAACAAAGTTATAAAGAAAGCAATAGAGTTAAAATATAAACAATTTGCTTTTATGGACACCGAGAGTGTTCAATCAAGAAACTCTGGAAACATCGCTTTATTAACAGAAAATTTACCTAACACTTCCCACTTTGGATCAAAACTGATCAGTGGCATGGAAAAACGAATCAGTGCGGAAGGATATAATTTATCCATGCACATTATAAGAGACATAGATCAGGAGTCCCTGTCTCTTCCAAATAATTTTGATGTCTCCAATGTAGACGGAATTATTTGTATTGAGCTGTTCAATTCGGAATATAGTAAGCTGATTACAAGTCTAGGCATTCCAACTATTTTCATCGACTGCTCTGCAGATGTCTGTTACCCTGAATTTCAAGCAGATGTACTACTGATGGAGAACGAGCACAGTACCTATCAACTTACAAAAAAGTTAATTGATGGCGGTTACAAATCACTGGGGTTCATCGGGGACTATAATCACTGTAGGAGCTTTAATGAAAGATGGGTAGGTTTTAATCGTGCACTGATAGAATCCGGGATTCAGCTTGATCTCTCTCAATGCATTCTCGATGACGATCGACTATTTTTCTCAAGTCCAGAGTGGGCAGATGCTCGACTGAGTCAAATAAATGAGCTTCCTTCTGCTTTCGTTTGTGCTAACGATTATATTGCGGTTACCTTTATGAAGTCACTCAAAAATGTGCTTTCCATTCCTAACGACATCGTCATTTGTGGTTTTGATAACGGCCCTGAATCAAGTATTGTAGAACCCCACCTCACTACGGTTCATATTTATAGCAATGAGATGGGTGTCAAAGCAGCCGAAATGCTGCTTTCCCGAATTAATGATCCGAAGCAGCCCTATCAGGTTTCTCATATTTATACCAAACTCATCATAAGAGACTCCACACCTAATATCAGTTGA
- a CDS encoding glycoside hydrolase family 32 protein codes for MSTIAKQNYRGVYHFSPKEKWMNDPNGMVYFEGEYHLFFQHHPSGMTWGPMHWGHAVSKDLVTWEELPIALAPDELGMIFSGSAVVDRNNTTGFFEDKPGLVAIFTHHFEMPEGKPAIQRQSLAYSKDNGRTWTRYAGNPVLEHDTFVDFRDPKVFWNKETNKWVMIIACGQTVCLYHSPDLINWTFASEFGEGIGSHDGVWECPDLFPLVIDGDPSNTKWVMLVSIGADPAFVEGSRTQYFTGDFDGEVFTPDKDSLEVRWIDYGRDNYAGVSWSDIPAEDGRRLFIGWMSNWMYANETPTEEFRGAMTIARELQLESRQGEIFLVQKPVKEMESARVQVLSMREATVQEINTLLKEIHLESYEIIAEFTQGKSVGFKVRVGADSQTVIGINGETEELYVDRKASGQHDFHEHFSGSHSAKLEALGETNDLRIYVDRSSVEVFSNGGQAVITDLIFPELESKGIVVFADNENDLLISLDIYELTLSAEQDKN; via the coding sequence ATGTCTACGATTGCGAAACAAAATTACCGAGGAGTGTATCATTTTTCACCTAAGGAAAAGTGGATGAACGATCCAAACGGAATGGTTTATTTTGAGGGTGAGTATCATTTGTTCTTTCAGCACCATCCGAGCGGAATGACGTGGGGACCTATGCACTGGGGCCATGCGGTTAGCAAGGATCTTGTTACCTGGGAGGAGTTACCTATCGCGCTCGCTCCAGATGAACTAGGAATGATTTTTTCGGGCAGTGCCGTAGTCGACAGGAATAATACGACTGGATTTTTTGAAGATAAACCAGGTCTAGTAGCGATCTTTACACACCATTTTGAAATGCCAGAAGGCAAGCCGGCCATTCAGCGTCAAAGCTTGGCTTACAGTAAAGATAATGGAAGAACTTGGACGAGATATGCGGGCAATCCAGTACTTGAACATGATACATTCGTTGATTTCCGTGACCCTAAAGTGTTTTGGAATAAAGAGACTAACAAATGGGTGATGATTATCGCTTGTGGTCAAACGGTATGTCTATATCATTCTCCTGATCTGATTAACTGGACATTTGCCAGCGAATTCGGAGAAGGAATCGGTTCTCATGACGGGGTATGGGAATGCCCAGACTTGTTCCCGCTGGTCATTGATGGCGATCCTTCGAACACGAAATGGGTGATGCTAGTGAGCATCGGTGCGGATCCCGCTTTTGTGGAAGGGTCAAGAACTCAGTATTTTACAGGTGACTTTGATGGAGAAGTGTTCACGCCAGATAAAGATTCGCTAGAAGTTCGTTGGATTGATTATGGAAGAGATAATTATGCAGGTGTAAGCTGGTCCGATATACCGGCTGAAGATGGAAGACGACTATTTATCGGCTGGATGAGCAATTGGATGTATGCTAACGAGACGCCAACAGAAGAATTCCGTGGTGCGATGACGATTGCAAGGGAGCTTCAACTCGAATCAAGACAAGGGGAGATCTTTCTTGTGCAGAAGCCGGTGAAAGAGATGGAATCTGCTCGTGTACAAGTCCTTTCTATGAGAGAGGCAACGGTGCAAGAAATCAATACTCTTCTTAAGGAGATTCACTTGGAATCCTATGAGATTATAGCTGAGTTCACTCAAGGGAAATCTGTAGGCTTCAAAGTAAGAGTAGGTGCGGATAGTCAAACAGTGATCGGTATCAACGGTGAGACAGAGGAACTTTATGTCGATAGGAAGGCTTCAGGTCAGCATGATTTCCACGAACATTTCTCAGGATCTCATTCAGCCAAACTGGAAGCACTTGGTGAGACAAATGATCTCCGTATATATGTGGACCGCTCCTCAGTTGAGGTGTTCAGTAATGGAGGTCAGGCGGTGATTACGGATCTTATATTCCCTGAACTAGAATCTAAAGGTATTGTTGTGTTTGCAGACAATGAGAATGACTTGCTGATTTCCCTGGATATCTATGAGCTTACTCTCTCTGCTGAGCAAGACAAGAATTAG
- a CDS encoding DUF5695 domain-containing protein has protein sequence MSAVIIAAALSALWFAQPAYAYDLSNSNFQISTGSNGDITSLKLTGDNFPTNYVMNATNAPNQNTADHQWLGELMFTYRLNNGAWTKAWTSQSGDARTQSQSGNAVNIVYQNSANAEGIRNFRVNESYSLVNDYLLWQIQVTNTSTQTLEIGDFGLPLPFNEFWTGGGNEQIYESRVVTQSFIGNNSSYVTAQRPSGIGPSLLLVPDSTTGAGFEYMDNWRIQDHSGSKWAGDQGGWIEGLSVYYIHSNVIKSTGRGYLTNTSLTLAPGASKTYSFKFFKTASEQATKDRLYSEGLIDTTVVPGMIVPTDQIAKFDLRTSKTITSVTAQYPSETTLASLGTTAGDHKLYSLQMNHLGPNNITVNYGNGETTTLQFYAIEPVGTALQRHATFMVNNQQWNVPGDIRDKVFDDWMMQTKAKRNNFAGYWGWGDDWGYTHAQFLTEKNVQNPVTSEITALDQYLKTAIWDNLMADHHTDYLIPDFLMAAPNTTPTYRGYAYPHIYNTYFSMYKISKLYPSLISYAESSNTYLLRAYNIMKALYDGPVAYNWNTGLMGELTTPDIIKALQTEGFNTQANDIIAKMNTKYNNFAATTYPYGSEYNYDNTGEEAVYMLAKMNNNNTIKSKINTKTRAVRGKMPVWYYYTDPVTINGEPWWQFQYTVSLAGTAMDDWVRNNSATPEVEQRLSYAAKLANLSAINSGQMSSDAANIGAVSWTYQAMKGNNGALGLDGGPLFNGWRGMSGEADLGLFGAIKLLSSDVSVDPIFGLYGYGCEVTESGGNYTVVPKDGVFQRLNLITEKWGMTLERDRYTQATVAKAKNGVSFTLSNASPGTAHVTKVNFTGLVPGTYNVMVNNIASGSFTAVNGQTAIASLNIGTAATYTVSIQPGTAVPVSSVIVNYNMNQTTGTTVTDSSSAGNHATLSGTTSWSAGRSGAGNALGLNGSDAFATLPAGVVSSLNDFTISTWVRVTTNSDWARIFDFGSGTGTYMFLAPQSGGGGGARFAITTGGNGTEQQLTASSPLTVGQWKHVVVTLSGTTGRLYIDGVQVAINTNMTLKPSSLGATTQNYIGKSQYNDPYLNGAVDDFMIYSRTLSAAEVTSLYGGATIQSLSEGVTDLPLSDDLAGTPEDEQENEQVDETPSLPNEVQQSDL, from the coding sequence ATGAGTGCGGTTATCATTGCCGCGGCGCTCAGTGCTTTATGGTTCGCACAGCCTGCCTATGCCTACGATTTATCCAACAGTAATTTTCAAATAAGTACAGGCTCGAATGGCGACATTACCAGCCTGAAGCTGACCGGAGATAATTTTCCGACAAATTACGTGATGAACGCAACCAACGCACCAAACCAGAATACGGCGGACCATCAGTGGCTTGGCGAGCTGATGTTTACCTACCGGCTGAATAATGGCGCCTGGACCAAAGCATGGACCAGCCAGTCGGGGGATGCCCGCACCCAGAGCCAGTCGGGGAATGCAGTTAACATCGTCTATCAGAATTCGGCCAATGCCGAGGGAATCCGCAATTTCCGCGTCAATGAAAGCTATTCTCTTGTAAACGATTACTTACTCTGGCAGATCCAAGTGACTAACACAAGTACCCAGACGCTGGAAATCGGAGATTTTGGACTTCCGCTTCCTTTCAATGAATTCTGGACCGGAGGCGGAAATGAGCAGATCTACGAGTCGCGGGTAGTGACTCAATCCTTCATCGGCAACAACAGCTCCTATGTCACTGCACAGCGGCCGAGTGGAATTGGCCCATCTCTCCTGCTGGTTCCCGACAGCACTACCGGGGCTGGATTCGAGTATATGGATAACTGGCGGATTCAGGATCATTCCGGTAGTAAATGGGCTGGCGATCAGGGTGGATGGATAGAAGGTCTTTCGGTTTATTATATCCACTCCAATGTTATCAAAAGCACAGGTCGAGGATATCTGACCAATACCAGCTTGACTCTGGCACCAGGAGCCAGCAAGACCTATTCATTTAAATTCTTTAAAACCGCTAGCGAACAAGCCACTAAAGATCGGCTCTATTCCGAGGGATTAATTGACACGACTGTCGTTCCGGGGATGATTGTTCCGACCGACCAGATCGCCAAGTTCGACCTCCGGACGTCCAAGACTATCACCTCCGTGACTGCGCAATATCCTTCCGAAACAACATTAGCTTCGCTCGGCACAACCGCTGGCGACCATAAGCTGTACTCGCTGCAAATGAATCATCTCGGTCCAAATAACATCACCGTCAACTATGGAAATGGGGAAACAACAACTCTGCAGTTCTATGCCATTGAACCGGTGGGAACGGCGCTCCAGCGACATGCGACCTTTATGGTAAACAACCAGCAGTGGAATGTGCCGGGAGATATTCGAGACAAGGTCTTCGACGATTGGATGATGCAGACCAAAGCGAAGCGGAACAATTTTGCCGGATACTGGGGTTGGGGCGATGATTGGGGATACACACATGCGCAATTCCTTACTGAGAAAAATGTCCAAAACCCTGTCACTTCCGAAATTACCGCACTCGATCAATATTTAAAGACAGCGATATGGGACAATCTGATGGCCGATCATCATACCGACTATCTGATTCCGGATTTCCTTATGGCCGCTCCGAATACGACACCTACTTATCGCGGCTACGCCTATCCGCATATTTACAATACCTATTTCAGTATGTATAAAATATCTAAGCTATATCCGAGTCTGATCAGCTATGCAGAATCAAGTAACACCTATCTGCTACGGGCTTACAACATTATGAAAGCGCTATACGATGGACCTGTTGCCTATAATTGGAATACTGGCCTGATGGGTGAATTGACTACACCAGATATTATCAAAGCTTTGCAAACTGAAGGATTCAACACTCAGGCAAACGACATTATTGCCAAAATGAATACGAAATACAACAATTTCGCTGCCACGACCTATCCGTACGGCTCCGAATACAACTATGACAATACCGGCGAGGAAGCCGTCTATATGCTGGCGAAGATGAACAACAATAATACGATTAAGAGTAAAATTAACACAAAAACCCGCGCTGTACGTGGAAAAATGCCAGTCTGGTATTACTACACCGATCCAGTGACGATCAACGGTGAGCCTTGGTGGCAATTCCAGTACACAGTTTCTCTGGCCGGAACGGCAATGGATGATTGGGTACGCAACAACTCGGCAACACCGGAAGTGGAGCAACGGCTAAGCTATGCGGCTAAACTGGCCAATCTCAGCGCAATTAATTCCGGTCAAATGAGCTCCGATGCAGCGAATATCGGAGCCGTATCTTGGACCTATCAGGCCATGAAAGGTAACAATGGTGCACTGGGTCTAGACGGAGGACCGCTGTTCAACGGTTGGCGGGGAATGTCTGGGGAAGCGGATTTGGGACTGTTCGGCGCGATCAAGCTGCTTAGCTCCGATGTGTCGGTTGACCCGATTTTCGGACTTTACGGCTATGGCTGCGAAGTTACCGAGAGCGGCGGAAATTATACTGTCGTTCCGAAAGACGGCGTATTCCAGCGGCTGAACCTCATTACAGAAAAATGGGGAATGACCCTTGAGCGCGACCGCTACACCCAGGCCACGGTTGCCAAAGCGAAGAACGGCGTCAGCTTCACGCTCAGTAACGCGTCTCCGGGGACCGCGCATGTTACTAAGGTGAACTTTACCGGTCTGGTTCCGGGAACCTACAACGTAATGGTCAACAATATAGCCTCTGGCAGCTTTACAGCTGTGAACGGCCAAACAGCAATTGCTTCTCTGAATATCGGCACAGCGGCTACCTATACCGTGTCCATCCAGCCGGGAACTGCTGTTCCTGTATCGAGCGTTATCGTCAACTACAACATGAATCAAACGACGGGGACGACTGTCACAGATTCCTCTAGCGCTGGCAACCATGCGACGCTTAGTGGAACGACAAGCTGGAGTGCGGGCCGATCGGGAGCAGGCAACGCGCTAGGTTTAAACGGCAGCGATGCTTTTGCAACCTTGCCTGCGGGAGTCGTTAGCTCTTTGAACGATTTTACAATTTCGACTTGGGTTCGCGTTACCACGAACAGCGACTGGGCCAGAATCTTTGATTTTGGCTCAGGGACCGGAACATACATGTTCCTGGCTCCCCAGTCCGGCGGGGGAGGGGGTGCGCGGTTTGCCATCACTACTGGAGGCAACGGCACGGAGCAGCAACTGACGGCGAGCAGTCCATTGACCGTAGGGCAATGGAAGCATGTCGTGGTAACGTTGTCTGGAACGACGGGACGTCTGTATATTGATGGTGTGCAGGTTGCAATCAATACCAACATGACGCTAAAGCCCTCCAGTCTCGGCGCTACTACACAGAATTATATCGGAAAGTCACAGTATAACGATCCTTATCTGAACGGCGCCGTGGATGATTTTATGATTTACAGTCGCACGCTTAGCGCCGCCGAAGTCACTTCTTTGTATGGGGGAGCGACAATTCAGTCCCTTTCTGAGGGAGTAACAGATTTACCGCTGTCTGATGATCTTGCTGGAACCCCTGAGGATGAGCAGGAGAATGAGCAGGTAGATGAGACTCCTTCCTTGCCGAATGAGGTTCAGCAGAGCGATCTTTGA
- a CDS encoding ABC transporter substrate-binding protein, whose protein sequence is MKRIKKSRVSTKVASASVLASFMFLTACGGGGGGSAASKEQDASGKVTLNFITQSSPLAPADPNEKLINRRLEEKTNVHINWKNFTKDVFVEKRNLAVASGDLPDAIFNADYSDYELLKLAKDGAIIPLNDLIENNMPNFKKVLEEAPEYKSMITAPDGNIYAFPWIEELGNGKERIQAVDSMPWINVEWLKKLGLDMPKTTEELKEVLIAFKTKDPNGNGQADEIPLSFINKPGAEDLAFLFGSFGLGENPDHAVVSNDGKVIFTAAQEDYKEAVSFINELYKEGLIDIEAYTQDWSTYLAKGKDQRYGLYFSWDKANISGANDTYDVMPPLAGPDGEVNVTRTNSLGLGRGKMVVTSANKNLETTAKWVDQLFDPIQSVQNNWGTYGDDKQQNIFELDKEKGMLKHLPLEGAAPVELREKTSVGGPLAILDSYYGKYTTMPDDAKGRMDIIKNIMAPNMKAENVMPSVFHSIQELDRLTTIETDLFAYVLRMRTEWYQNGKVEAQWDEYLKELDRLGLQEWLEIKQGGYDRASK, encoded by the coding sequence ATGAAAAGAATTAAAAAATCAAGAGTTTCGACGAAAGTAGCTTCTGCATCTGTACTTGCTTCGTTTATGTTCCTTACTGCATGCGGTGGAGGAGGAGGAGGAAGCGCAGCTAGTAAAGAACAGGACGCCAGCGGTAAAGTAACTTTGAACTTTATTACGCAAAGCTCTCCACTTGCACCAGCTGATCCAAATGAAAAACTGATTAATAGGCGTCTTGAAGAAAAGACGAATGTTCATATTAATTGGAAGAATTTCACGAAAGACGTATTTGTTGAAAAAAGAAACTTGGCTGTGGCAAGTGGTGATCTTCCTGATGCAATTTTTAATGCGGACTATAGCGACTATGAGCTGCTCAAACTTGCTAAAGACGGTGCCATTATTCCGCTGAATGATCTCATCGAGAACAATATGCCCAACTTCAAAAAGGTACTGGAAGAAGCACCAGAATATAAGAGTATGATTACGGCACCAGACGGCAATATTTATGCCTTTCCATGGATTGAAGAGCTGGGTAATGGTAAAGAAAGAATCCAGGCAGTAGATAGTATGCCTTGGATCAATGTGGAATGGCTTAAGAAGCTGGGCCTAGACATGCCTAAAACAACGGAAGAATTAAAAGAAGTATTAATTGCATTCAAGACAAAAGATCCAAATGGCAACGGCCAGGCTGACGAAATTCCATTGTCCTTTATTAACAAGCCGGGAGCAGAAGATCTGGCATTCCTTTTTGGTTCGTTCGGTTTGGGAGAGAACCCTGACCATGCGGTTGTGAGTAATGATGGGAAGGTGATATTTACAGCGGCACAAGAAGACTACAAAGAAGCAGTTTCTTTTATTAACGAGCTGTATAAAGAAGGACTCATTGATATTGAAGCCTATACACAGGACTGGAGTACTTACCTTGCAAAAGGGAAGGATCAGAGATACGGACTTTACTTCTCGTGGGATAAAGCCAACATCTCCGGAGCTAATGATACTTACGATGTTATGCCTCCACTTGCTGGACCAGATGGTGAAGTTAACGTAACAAGAACGAATTCGCTTGGTTTGGGAAGAGGTAAGATGGTTGTCACAAGCGCCAATAAAAACTTAGAAACAACAGCGAAATGGGTTGATCAACTTTTCGACCCGATTCAATCTGTACAGAACAACTGGGGAACGTATGGAGACGATAAACAGCAAAATATCTTCGAATTGGATAAAGAAAAAGGAATGCTGAAACATTTGCCACTGGAGGGTGCAGCTCCTGTAGAGCTCCGTGAGAAAACAAGTGTCGGTGGACCATTAGCTATCCTTGATTCCTATTATGGGAAATACACAACCATGCCGGATGATGCCAAAGGCAGAATGGATATTATTAAGAACATCATGGCACCAAATATGAAGGCAGAAAATGTAATGCCGAGTGTATTCCATTCCATTCAAGAGCTGGATCGCCTAACGACAATTGAAACTGATCTTTTTGCCTACGTGCTTAGAATGCGTACTGAATGGTACCAAAACGGTAAAGTCGAAGCGCAGTGGGATGAATACCTGAAAGAATTGGACCGCTTGGGCTTGCAAGAATGGCTTGAAATTAAACAAGGCGGCTATGACAGAGCAAGCAAATAG